The genomic window AAAGCGTAGGAAAACGCTCGACTATTAAAAAATAGCTTAATTTATTTACTCAACATTCCGATAAATATTGTTAAGAGGGCCTATTGTTAGGCCCTAATTTTATTAGCTTACGGGATTATGAGAGAGATAAACTTAAGTTTCCAGCAAATTCAAAACAATCCTCTACTCAAAGGAGAGTTGTATTGGTCACGACCAAGTGGCAGGCGCCTTCTTATAGGCCGTGCTGGAGAGTTTGCTAATCTCGAGTTAGTTGAAAAACTTTCGCAACAAAATGATCAATTCTTTCAAAAAATAATCATTGATGAAGAGCGCGTTTCAAAAGTCGTCGATCACTTTATGGATCTTCAAAAGGCCCAATTAGAGGAAGTGAAGCTTCGTTATCGAAATCTTATTCTGGTGGACTTTTATCGTATTTTAAAAGGTGAGAAAAAGTCTTCGACACTAGACTTCGTTTTTATTTGTCATGAAACTTTCTACGAGTTTAATCATGACAATATTAACCTTGAAGAGGAGTTTATTAAAACTAGTGCTATTACATTTAAAAAGGCACAAGTCATTTCTTCATCTGTTGTATATTTGGCCCTGATTTCGGGGTATCTTGATTTCAACTTTTTAAAAGAAGTTTTCAATACCATTCTAATGACTTATTTCTCTTATGTTTGCCGTAATGGAACAAATGTTGTGGATAAGTTAGCAAGCTTAGAGGAGTCATACGGTAATGTTGAGTATCTTAAGAGCCTAAGTCGAGACTTTTTTGAACTCGATTATAACTTAGATGATGATATTAGTGAGCTATGGCATAAAGTTCATGATCAGGTGTTCGCCTTAGAGCTAGAATTTGACTCCAATGATATTGAAGTCATTTTTAAATCAATCTTAGATAATGTAAAAGACTATCGCTACTTCAATGAAATTTTCTCTCAAGAAGATATTGGGAGGAGCGCGTAGGTGAGTAATAGAATTGAGGTTTATACATTTATCGATCAAGAGCTTTTTGAGAAGCTGAGTGAGCTAATGTGTGAAGACTTAAATTTTACTCAAGTTGAAAGTATTGAAGAGCTTTCAGATAAGAGAAATATAATAGTTAATGATACTAGCTATAAGAATTCGAACCCAATGGGAAGAGTTGTCTATATCAGTGAAGAGATAAAATCTGGTGTGGTAAGTCTTACTCCTGACGCCGTCTATACTGAGAATTCATTTATTCTAAATGAAATTGAAAACTACTTCGGCGTTCTACAAACCCCTAAAAATCGCACATTCCCACAGTTTACTAAAGTTAAGCAATATAAAATTCTCTCTCGTTTTAGTGTCGGTTATTATTGTGACCTTGCAAACCTCAAGGCCCATGAGAATTCATTTGATATTGAAAAACTTTCTGTTGGCTTACAGGGAATTTTAAATGCTATTGTTCTCAAGAGACAATGCGCTCCTGTTGAATTAGAGATGCTTTTTAGCGATGAAGAGCTTCTTATAAATATGAAGATTTCATCTATCTTTGTTGATGATGAATTGATTAATGAAATTTATCGATTCATTTCTAGTGACTTCTCTTATCTTTGTTTGAGAATTAATCGAAAAAAAGGGAAGATGGATCTAAGGTTCTCGCTTCAAAAAAAGAAATCGTATATTGCTCGTTTCGACTATGAAGTAAACTCTTCAAGAGCTAATTCTAGTGAAGAGCTCGTAAAAGATTCAAGTGAGAGAATTGTCGATCATAGCAATTATCACGATCCAATTATAAAAAAGGCATCATTAAAAGAGTTAAAGAGAATAGTTGATTTTCTCTCAAAGAGAGAAGTCTCTCAAGATGACTTTCTAGATAACCTAGAGGCATATCCAGATAAAGAAATGCTTAAGGTCTTAGTTGATGATGAAATTGAATTTATTAAAAAGTCTGTATTAAATAAGGAAAAAGCTGAGAGCCTAAAGGAAGCCATTAGACTGACTGTGACTAACAGCTTTAATGAACAAAGTAGAGAAGAGTTCAATGAGAACTTTTTTAATAAGGTTGATAGACAAACTTTAAAAGATCTTGTTAAGGCAGAGAATTGGCCAATTGATAACGATGCTTTAAAAGAAGAAGTTAAAAATAAGATCTTAAATGAAAGAGAGCTTGAAACTTATAATGATTACTTAAATTCAGTACAAGGATATGTTGAAGAAACATATAACGTTCCTAAAGAAGACTTTGAAACTGTAAAAGACGGTGTTGAAGGTAATATTGCTGAAGAAGTATTAGAGAAGACTGGAAAGTCTGTAGAGCAATTTATTAGAGAGTCTGAATACTATGCAATGAAAGAGAAAGTTGCTCGTATGAGCCACTTATTCGATAAGATGCAAGCCGAGTTAGAAAAGGCAAAGCAAACTCCTGCTCTAGAAGTTCAAGACGTGCTAGTTGAAGAAGATGGTCAATCTCCTCTTGGAGCAATGGGTGAGCAAAGAGCAATTCAGGATCTTGAAGAGAAAGTTAAACAGCTTTCAAAAGAGTTAGAAATAAAAGGTGACTCGATAGAGGTCATGAGCCAGAAAGTTGATGCAGCTAACCTATCGGCCGCAGAAGATAAGCAAGAGCTTAGTCTGGCACAACAAAAGCTTAAAGAAGAAATCTTAAAAGTAGAAGACTTAGAAAAAGAGTTAGCCAAGTTTAAAGGCGACACTTCTAATACTTCTGGTACAGGTGAAGATCTTGAGACAAAACTTAAAGATGCAAATATTGAGATCAAGATGTACAAGCAAAGACTTAAGTTTGCTCAGTCTCAGATTCAAACATTAGAGAAAGCTAAGAAAGCTGCTGCAGCTGGTGGTGCAAATAATAAGAAAATAGCCCATCTTGAAAAGCTAATGGATAAACAAAATAAGCTTAAATCTAAGATGGAAACAGAAATTTCTTCTCTTAAAAAAGATAATCATAAAATAAATCAGGAAAACAAAATCCTTTCAAATAAAATTAAAGACTTAGAGAGAAAGCTTAATAATAAAAATAAATCAGCAGCGTAATTTTTTTCTTGCCATATTGAGTGAAGTCCCTTATAAATATTCTCACGCCTTACCAATGAAATTTTTGAAAAATTTTTAATTGTGCCCAGATGGTGAAATTGGTAGACACGCTAGACTTAGGATCTAGTGCCTTTGGCGTGGAGGTTCAAGTCCTCTTCTGGGCACCATCTTTTTGGTAGATCGCTTTCGCGGTCTTTTTTTTTGCCTTTTTTTAACTTTAACTCAAATTTATTTTTATCTTGCTCTCAACTTCGTAAGATGGATTGGTCGTATTACTCTTTTCTACGATCCTAGGTTCCACTCTGCACGAAAACATGCCTTTGGGCATCTTTTCCCGCAGGCGGTGGTAGATCGCTTTCGCGGTCTTTTTTTTTGCCTTTTTTGCAGGCGGCAATTAGCAATAGGCTAATTGAAGCCGTGCAACCCTGATGAGCGACCACGATGGGAGCGAAAGAGGGTCCCATGCAAACTTGTTAACTCACTTTAAATCCCCCAACTTCGTAAGATGGATTGGTCGTATTACTCTTTTCTACGATCCTAGGTTCCACTCTGCACGAAAACATGCCTTTGGGCATCTTTTCCCGCAGGCGGTGGTAGATCGCTTTCGCGGTCTTTTTTTTTGCCTTTTTTGCAGGCGGCAATTAGCAATAGGCTAATTGAAGCCGTGCAACCCTGATGAGCGACCACGATGGGAGCGAAAGAGGGTCCCATGCAAACTTGTTAACTCACTTTAAATCCCCCAACTTCGTAAGATGGATTGGTCGTATTACTCTTTTCTACGATCCTAGGTTCCACTCTGCACGAAAACATGCCTTTGGGCATCTTTTCCCGCAGGCGGTGGTAGATCGCTTTCGCGGTCTTTTTTTTTGCCTTTTTTGCAGGCGGCAATTAGCAATAGGCTAATTGAAGCCGTGCAACCCTGATGAGCGACCACGATGGGAGCGAAAGAGGGTCCCATGCAAACTTGTTAACTCACTTTAAATCCCCCAACTTCGTAAGATGGATTGGTCGTATTACTCTTTTCTACGATCCTAGGTTCCACTCTGCACGAAAACATGCCTTTGGGCATCTTTTCCCGCAGGCGGTGGTAGATCGCTTTAGCGGTCTTTTTTTTTGCCTTTTTTCAACTTTAATTAAAATTTATTTTTATCTTGCTCTCAACTTCGTAAGATGGATTGGTCGTATTACTTGCTTTGATAATCATATTTTTTGCAGGCGGTTGCTTCAAATCAATCATTTGCTATAATTAAATATATTTTGTCGTAGCGATTGGATTAAAGTGAAAATTATTAAAGTCATATTACTAGCATTCTTTTACATCAACTTTGTCAGTGCAGAGCCAATAGATTTTCAAGAAGTACTTAAAAATAAGAAAGTCGATTTTATCAAGTTTCCTTATCGAATAAACTTTAGTGGTGAGAGACTCTCTGAGATTTATAAAAGGTTTATTCTTGATGATGCTGTTGTAAGTGCAAAGCACCCAATGGTTCAGCGCACGATGAAAGCTAATGAAGTGGATTTTTCGAAGCTTAAAAAAGATAGTGTTCTGCAATTATATATTTCAGTTGAGTTATTGGATTATAATAAATTCTCTGTTTATCAACGCCAGTTAAATAAAGCAGGGAGGATTGATCAAAACAGCATGAAAAGGATTAAAGAGCAATTAGGCGAGAGAACGTTTCGCTCTTCTGTGTTCTATATGGCCTCATATGGTAAGTTTGCTCAAGATAATCCTGCTTACGCTGATGTGAGCTTTCTACAGAACTCACCTGTATCTTTAGGGCTTAGTACATCTTATTATCCAAAGGATAGACCTTTTAATATTTCAGGTAGTATTTATTATTCATATCTAACAACGGCCGAAATAGATGATTATACTAATGATAAGATAAATGTAGATCCTGAGATTGGAGGAAATCTTTATTTTTCATATCGTTTAAATTCACCTGCTATTTCATTATATGCTGGTCTTGATTACGAAGAATTTAATACATTCAATCTTGAAAACCTGAAAAAGAATGACCTTGTAAGCTTTGATACTAATCAAGTCCTATATGCTACGTTTGGAGCTTCTCGCTCTGTAAATTTATTTGGTCAAAAGCTCTTTGCAAAATTGAGTTATTCCCAGTCTATAGCATCTGAGAGGAGCTCTAGTTTAGTAAATGCTGAAAATACTCAAAGCTTTACAGGTAGTAAGATTCTTTTTTACCTGTTTAAAAACGTCGGGAATAACTTTTTCGCCCATAGTTTGATTAAGTATCATTGGATGAGTGGGCCCTCTAATATTACAACTTTAAGGGTTGGTCTCGGTTTTGGTTATATTTTATAAAATTTAAACTTTTTTTTACTGATACCGACAATATGTATTGAGGTGTATGTGAAAAAAATCAATCTTATTTCAATTTTATTTATTAATCTTATTTTTCAATCTTGTTCAATTGATGTTTACAAATTTGTTTCTGAAGAGGATTCGTCTATTGAGGATGATACTCTTGTCCTTACTCAGGATGATCTAGTTTTTAATCTAGGTACTGTTAGTGAAAAAACTAAACTTCTTCGCTCTGATACAATCTATGAAGATATTCCTAAAAGTAATCTTATTGAAAAAGAAATTTCAATGAAGGGATCAAGAACTCCTGCTTCGTCTGATCTGAGTTATGACCTATATGAAGTTCAAGAGTTTGATACCGCCATGAAAGTTGCATTTTATCTTTATAAAGATATTCGTAAATGGAAAGAAATTAGGGATTTAAATGGATCAGTAGATATGTATGTTGGGCAAACAATTAAGGTTCCTCGAATTCCTGAAAATTTAAATTATGTAAGACCAGAAGGTGAGCCATACCTTATAAAAAAGGATGATACCCTTGGGAAAATTTCTCAAGGAGTTTACGAAGGTAATAGTCGATTCTGGATTAATATTTGGGATAATAATAAAGAGATCATTGATGATTACGATTTAATTTTTCCAGGCTTCACTTTATATTACAAAGATTATGCAACGGTTAAGAAAGAATATCGTGCAGTAAGAGCGAAGTATGATTTTTCAAATCCAAAAAGAAGAGAGATCAGTTCTGAAAAAATTATTAAGCAATAGAAGTTCTATCATAATGATCGTTGGAACTTTCATTGCTCTTACGATCTTTATATTTCAAAATAAAGAAATAGAATCAAAGCAATCTGTTATCGTTACAACAGTTCAAAGTATATCACCTCCACCCTCTGAGTCAGTTGTAGCAAAGAAAGTAAAAGTTGAAGAAGTTGAGCCAGTAATAATTCCGAAGATATTGGAAGTTCAAAAAATTGAAATTACTACTGGAGAGCGAAAACAACAAAAAGATTTAATTATTGAAACATTCACTTGGAGCACAACGAAGAAAGCAAGTGCCTCCGTGAAATATGTAATCGAAATTCTTAATAGAGAGAACCAAAGGGTGTTAAAAGAAGAGACTGTGAACTCACAATTTGTCTTTAAACAAAACACTGTCGGAATCTATAACATTAAGGTTTCTCAAATCGAAAATGGGCAATTGATATCATTTGGTGAAAGAAGTTTTTCTCTTACTGCGCCAGAAAATAGTAATCCAAAAAGTATGAGTAGTTATGTGATGAAATTTGTTTCAAAAAGAAATTGTTACAAAGTGGATCTTCCTAGTTACTCAACTGCAAAGAAGTACTTTATAGAAATTTATCGTGATATTGATAAGAAGAAAATGGTACGTGAGATTTGGGCCGATCGATCAGAGTTTTGTTGGCATAGTTCGCGTGATGGCCGTTATTATTTTCGCTACAAATATCTTGATTACTGGGGCGGTAGCTCTAGGTATTCAAAAATGTCTGAAATTATTTTCCCCATTTCACCAATGACAGACTTCTAAGACAGTTAACTGCGGTTAAGTTTTTCTTAATCTTTCTCAATTTGTATGAAGTAGGTTTGTCGAGGCTCCTCGTTATTGATAGGTTTGCCCATATCGAAATATTTGAATTCTATGAGAGGGGGAATTTATGCCTAAAATGTTAAAAGGAAGTCTTTGTCTATTTGCACTTCTAGCGAGTCTTAGTATTTTTGCCAATGATCAAACTGACGCTGATTCATCAACAGAGCCAATGCCAGTTCCGTTAAGTACTGCTTGTATGGTTCAGGGAAATTTTGGTGAAAATCTACCAATTAGAATAAAAATGAGTAGAGTATTTCAAGAGTGGACTGAAAAGCGCATTATTGAGAATACGACAAAAGAAGAGTGTTACGATATAGCAGATGATATTGCACATCTTGCTATTGGGATCGAGGACGTGAAAACTGGTGAGATTATAAAAACAGTCTCAGCTAGGCTTTGGTTTAAGAACTTTGAAACAAATGAATTCATAGAGGACGAAGTCTTTCGCGATCTATAATATAAAATCAGTAACTTAGGGCTCCTTCTCTTGGGAATGGGCCTTGAGATCTAAATATATCATGTGTATATTTCATACACCGCTTGTAATGCTTTCAACCGTAATCAAAATACAGTTTGTTGATGTTAACTTGAATTAATTCAAAATTAAATTTAAGGAAAATATCATGAAAACACTATTGGTTATTCTATCGGCCCTACTTCTATCTGCTAGTACTTTTGCAGGTAATGTTGATAGTGAGCTAGAGGAAAGGCTAAATACAATTAAAAATGAGATCTATCATCAAGAGCAGGAGAGCTCGGCACTAGATATTGTTATTCTTAAAAAGCAAAAGAGCCTTAATAATCTGCTTTTAAAGAGACAAATTTTAGTAGAAGAGACGGCATTACAGCATGTTATAAGTAAACTTGAAGATCGTCTTGATTACAAAGATAGCTCCTCACAAGAGGAGAAAGAAGTCTTAGAAACATTGAATATTCTTTTGGAACTAAGTACTGATGAGAGGCAAGAGGTAATCGATCGTTTTTATGAAGACCATAAAGATAATAGAGAGTAATTAGAATTTTTGATCTTTTATAGAAAGTCCTCTTAGTCTTTGCCCAAATTTTCAAATGATGGTAAATAAAAGGCATGAAGACTCTTATTCTTATATTTTTTGCGGTTTCAGCATATGCCATCAATATTAAAAAATTTGATATTGATCATCGTGTAAAATCGAAAGAATTCGATGTCGCTATGATTTCGGGAAAGAAAGATGGAATTCGTTTCTATCAAGGAACCATTAGTGATGTTCTAGCTCTACCTGTAAATACTGTCTTAGACACAGTCTTGGCCTTTGATAAACGTTGTAATAATGAACTTAGTGATAAGCGCACTCTCTCTAATAAATTTAAAAAATGTCCATTTTCTAGTGACTCATTAATTGAGTCTGTCATTGTAAATGATCTCAAAATAAAAAAACTCGATAAGAATGAAATCAAGCGCTTTGTCGTTAAGCGTAGATCCTATAATCGTGGCCTTTATACATATAATGATTTGATACGTGTTTATCGCTATATGGATGGCTTTAAAATTACGATGGAGATGATGGATGACAAGCTTTCAAAGAGTTATATCTCGTCTCCCCTTAGTAATAACAGTGTGATGCAAACATCTGGTGGGGTTTATTACATAATGCCGGCCGCTGGAGGCAGGACACGTTATACGTACACATTTACGTGTAGCACTGACCATTGGTTACTTAATAAATCCATCACGGTTT from Halobacteriovorax sp. DA5 includes these protein-coding regions:
- a CDS encoding LysM peptidoglycan-binding domain-containing protein; its protein translation is MKKINLISILFINLIFQSCSIDVYKFVSEEDSSIEDDTLVLTQDDLVFNLGTVSEKTKLLRSDTIYEDIPKSNLIEKEISMKGSRTPASSDLSYDLYEVQEFDTAMKVAFYLYKDIRKWKEIRDLNGSVDMYVGQTIKVPRIPENLNYVRPEGEPYLIKKDDTLGKISQGVYEGNSRFWINIWDNNKEIIDDYDLIFPGFTLYYKDYATVKKEYRAVRAKYDFSNPKRREISSEKIIKQ